From a region of the Halomonas sp. HL-93 genome:
- the rsxB gene encoding electron transport complex subunit RsxB: MSETFSMLGLLNAVGVLTALGVGFGALLGAVNERFKGDESSLVENIDALLPQTQCGQCGYPGCRPYAEAINQGDAINKCPPGGEATIIALADLLGRTPEPLDGEAPGEPLVAFIREDECIGCTKCIQACPVDAIIGAAKQMHTVIEDECTGCDLCLEPCPVDCIDMLPPSTPLNQWQPVTQPPHVIASDRPHSVEMPYGSHV, from the coding sequence ATGAGCGAAACATTTTCGATGCTTGGCCTGCTGAACGCCGTCGGTGTGCTCACCGCTTTGGGCGTGGGGTTTGGGGCCTTGCTGGGCGCTGTCAACGAGCGTTTCAAAGGCGACGAGTCCTCGCTCGTTGAAAACATTGACGCTTTGCTTCCCCAGACGCAATGCGGACAATGCGGTTATCCCGGGTGCCGTCCCTACGCCGAGGCCATCAACCAGGGGGATGCTATCAACAAGTGTCCGCCTGGTGGTGAAGCCACTATTATCGCCCTCGCCGACCTGCTAGGTCGAACGCCTGAACCTCTGGATGGCGAAGCCCCTGGTGAACCATTGGTCGCGTTTATCCGCGAGGATGAGTGCATTGGATGCACCAAATGTATCCAGGCGTGCCCGGTCGACGCAATCATTGGCGCGGCCAAACAAATGCATACCGTTATTGAGGATGAATGTACGGGGTGTGATCTTTGCCTTGAACCCTGCCCGGTAGATTGCATCGATATGCTGCCACCCAGCACGCCGCTCAACCAATGGCAGCCAGTTACCCAACCGCCGCACGTTATTGCCAGCGATCGTCCTCATTCAGTGGAGATGCCTTATGGCTCGCACGTTTGA
- a CDS encoding sensor domain-containing diguanylate cyclase, which produces MQHRFSRSLRFRFFAALGGLLVCAIAALAALSAWIIFPALQAEERAMVKRELDRVERSFQLDQQQLQSQVRDWAHWDDTYQFVQGDYPRYSEVNFSQEMFEDMRYQLMAFFTTTGDVHFLAGINPVTGNYQTCTTPNDECAWMTPFVKTMQAAIAEDRSESTAIYADHNAALMASTPILRTDKSGDSVGWLFKVRSLDDEWISYMEDYTGLPISLTLSNEKAPGSDDFHFSGNTVFAERYFPAYGSANSPSLALGIDLNRTSYLTSLTTFRYVLVWTAVLMIMVIALVLLLLEKIVLKPLRLLTQFTQQIGMTESQTDWLTKRDDEIGLLSRAFQEQFAHQQQLNDELLKLSTHDALTGLPNRRLFDQRLDAAFSEVDGTSDLLAVMMLDIDHFKLYNDHYGHPEGDICLQRLAEVMHNVAQARGFFIARTGGEEFCAILPHTSPGSAKHIGEQLSLAVDRLQIPHATSPVKPFVTISAGIAMLQDPKSQSPSEVVSCADQALYLAKEAGRHQVVLFRPPLASGVISEHNTPP; this is translated from the coding sequence ATGCAACATCGCTTCTCACGCTCACTGCGATTTCGTTTTTTTGCTGCTCTTGGTGGTTTACTTGTCTGTGCAATAGCCGCGCTGGCAGCCCTCAGCGCATGGATTATATTTCCAGCATTACAAGCTGAAGAGCGGGCAATGGTGAAACGCGAGCTGGACCGTGTTGAACGTAGCTTCCAACTTGATCAGCAGCAATTACAGTCCCAGGTTCGCGACTGGGCTCATTGGGATGATACCTATCAATTTGTTCAAGGCGACTATCCACGCTATTCAGAGGTCAACTTTAGCCAAGAAATGTTTGAGGACATGCGCTATCAACTGATGGCGTTTTTCACAACCACAGGCGATGTGCACTTTTTGGCGGGTATTAATCCTGTCACCGGCAATTATCAAACGTGTACGACACCCAATGATGAATGTGCCTGGATGACGCCTTTTGTAAAAACCATGCAAGCCGCCATCGCGGAGGATCGCTCAGAGAGCACGGCTATCTACGCTGATCATAATGCTGCACTCATGGCTTCAACCCCCATTTTACGTACCGACAAAAGTGGTGATTCAGTTGGCTGGCTATTCAAAGTTCGTTCTTTAGACGATGAATGGATAAGCTACATGGAAGATTATACGGGCCTGCCTATTTCGCTTACTCTCAGCAACGAGAAAGCGCCCGGCAGCGATGATTTCCACTTTTCGGGCAATACAGTATTTGCCGAACGCTACTTCCCTGCCTATGGCTCGGCCAACTCCCCTTCATTAGCGTTAGGTATAGACCTCAATCGCACCAGCTACTTAACCAGTTTAACCACCTTCCGCTATGTACTGGTGTGGACTGCAGTTCTAATGATCATGGTTATCGCCCTGGTGCTACTCTTGCTTGAAAAAATTGTGCTTAAGCCACTGCGTTTATTAACTCAATTTACCCAGCAAATAGGTATGACCGAGTCACAAACTGATTGGCTTACCAAGCGGGATGACGAAATAGGTTTGTTATCGCGTGCGTTTCAGGAACAGTTTGCCCATCAGCAACAGCTCAATGATGAACTGCTGAAGCTGTCCACTCATGACGCACTGACTGGGCTGCCGAACAGGAGACTCTTTGACCAGCGTCTTGATGCCGCCTTTAGCGAAGTCGACGGCACTTCAGACTTGCTTGCGGTGATGATGCTCGATATTGATCACTTCAAACTCTACAACGACCACTACGGGCACCCTGAAGGGGACATCTGCCTGCAGCGTCTTGCCGAAGTTATGCATAATGTCGCGCAGGCGCGGGGCTTTTTTATTGCCAGAACAGGGGGAGAAGAATTCTGCGCTATCCTGCCCCACACGTCGCCCGGTTCTGCCAAACATATTGGCGAACAGCTCTCATTAGCGGTAGATCGATTGCAGATCCCTCATGCAACATCGCCAGTGAAGCCTTTTGTCACGATAAGCGCGGGCATTGCCATGCTGCAGGACCCTAAATCCCAGTCACCGAGTGAGGTCGTCAGCTGCGCCGATCAGGCACTCTACCTTGCCAAGGAAGCTGGTCGACATCAGGTGGTATTATTCAGACCACCGCTAGCCAGCGGCGTGATTTCTGAGCACAATACGCCGCCATGA
- the rsxA gene encoding electron transport complex subunit RsxA translates to MSELFVILISTALVNNFVLVQFLGLCPFMGVSNKLESAMGMSLATTFVLTLASAASFVVYHGLLVPLDITYLRTISFIVVIAAVVQFTDIMVRQLSPLLHRVLGIFLPLITTNCAVLGVALLSLNRDLGFFATTLYGLGAAIGFSLVLVLFAAMRERLATADIPTPFKGAAIAMITASLMSLAFMGFSGLVQG, encoded by the coding sequence ATGAGTGAGCTTTTCGTTATTCTGATAAGCACCGCGCTGGTCAACAATTTTGTGCTGGTACAGTTTCTTGGCTTATGCCCATTTATGGGCGTTTCCAATAAACTAGAGTCAGCCATGGGCATGTCGCTGGCCACAACCTTTGTGCTTACGCTTGCCTCGGCCGCCAGCTTTGTGGTGTACCACGGGCTGTTGGTACCTTTAGACATTACCTATTTACGCACCATCAGTTTTATCGTGGTGATTGCCGCCGTGGTTCAGTTCACCGACATCATGGTGCGCCAGCTAAGTCCATTACTGCACCGTGTACTGGGGATTTTTCTACCCCTGATTACCACCAACTGCGCGGTACTTGGCGTTGCACTGTTATCGCTGAATCGCGATCTGGGCTTTTTTGCCACCACCCTTTATGGGCTGGGAGCGGCGATTGGGTTTTCATTGGTGCTGGTGCTGTTTGCCGCCATGCGCGAACGCTTGGCAACGGCGGATATACCGACCCCTTTCAAAGGTGCCGCTATCGCGATGATCACGGCCAGCTTGATGTCACTTGCCTTTATGGGCTTTTCTGGCTTGGTCCAAGGATAA
- the metG gene encoding methionine--tRNA ligase produces MSTISSRRILVTSALPYANGAIHLGHLLEYIQTDIWVRFQKSRGQQCYYVCADDAHGTAIMLRAEQEGISPEALIDRVSRDHQADFARFGVAFDNYHSTHSDENRYYSELIYQRLRDKGHIATREIEQMFDPQKGLFLADRFIKGTCPKCGSDDQYGDNCEKCGATYTPAELINPVSAISGATPEVRSSTHYFFKLPDFADFLQRWINDGHVQPQIRNKLMEWFESGFNEWDISRDAPYFGFEIPDAPGKYFYVWLDAPIGYLASFKNLCEREGIDFDSFWQPTSDAEVYHFIGKDIVYFHALFWPAMLHGADLRTPTAVNCHGFLTVDGAKMSKSRGTFIKAATYADHLNPEYLRYYFAAKLTSKVDDLDLNLEDFAARVNSDLVGKVVNIASRCAGFVKKLGGGQLSAHCSEPQMVARFISAGDSIAQDFEAREFSRAMRSIMELADEANTYIAEKEPWVLAKQEGRDADVLDICSVGINLFRQLMVYLAPVVPSMAEQARVFLNVDTLNWESRQDVLVDHAINKFNPLMQRIERDKIDAMIEASKEDLVEEQKLKESPKGPLTENPIAPEISFDEFAKVDLRIARIAKAQYVEGADKLLQLTLDLGGETRNVFSGIRSAYAPEALEGRLTVMVANLAPRKMRFGVSEGMVLASANQDGIYLLSPDSGAEPGQRVT; encoded by the coding sequence ATGTCAACTATTTCTTCGCGCCGCATTCTGGTAACCAGTGCGCTTCCTTACGCTAACGGCGCTATTCACCTGGGCCATTTGCTGGAATATATCCAAACCGATATTTGGGTGCGTTTTCAGAAAAGCCGTGGTCAGCAATGCTATTACGTATGTGCCGATGATGCGCACGGCACCGCCATAATGCTGCGTGCTGAACAAGAAGGCATTTCCCCTGAGGCATTAATTGACCGGGTCTCACGCGACCACCAAGCCGACTTTGCCCGTTTTGGCGTCGCCTTTGACAACTACCATTCCACTCATTCGGACGAAAACCGCTATTACAGCGAGTTGATCTATCAGCGTCTACGCGATAAAGGCCATATCGCCACACGCGAAATTGAACAAATGTTTGACCCACAAAAAGGGCTATTTCTCGCCGACCGCTTTATTAAAGGCACCTGCCCTAAATGTGGCTCTGACGATCAATACGGCGATAACTGTGAGAAATGCGGCGCTACTTATACGCCGGCAGAGCTCATCAACCCGGTCTCGGCGATTTCTGGTGCCACCCCTGAAGTACGCAGTTCAACGCATTATTTCTTTAAGTTACCGGACTTTGCAGATTTTCTTCAGCGCTGGATTAACGATGGCCACGTTCAGCCGCAAATTCGCAATAAACTAATGGAGTGGTTTGAGTCAGGCTTTAACGAGTGGGATATTTCCCGCGATGCGCCTTACTTTGGCTTTGAAATACCCGACGCTCCTGGCAAATACTTTTATGTATGGCTTGATGCGCCGATTGGTTACCTGGCCAGCTTCAAAAACCTGTGCGAGCGTGAAGGCATCGATTTCGACAGCTTTTGGCAGCCAACATCTGACGCTGAGGTTTACCATTTTATCGGCAAAGATATCGTTTATTTCCACGCTCTGTTCTGGCCGGCCATGCTCCACGGTGCCGATCTGCGCACACCCACCGCGGTTAACTGTCATGGTTTCTTGACTGTGGACGGTGCCAAGATGTCGAAGTCCCGAGGCACCTTTATTAAAGCCGCCACCTACGCCGACCACCTCAACCCTGAATATTTGCGTTACTACTTTGCCGCCAAGCTAACCTCCAAGGTCGACGACCTTGACCTGAACCTTGAAGACTTTGCCGCAAGAGTAAACTCAGACCTAGTGGGCAAAGTGGTCAATATCGCCAGCCGTTGCGCGGGCTTTGTTAAGAAACTAGGCGGCGGCCAGTTGTCGGCCCATTGCAGCGAGCCGCAAATGGTCGCCCGTTTCATTAGCGCTGGTGACAGCATTGCCCAGGATTTCGAAGCTCGCGAATTCAGCCGCGCGATGCGCAGCATCATGGAATTGGCCGACGAGGCGAACACCTACATCGCTGAAAAAGAGCCCTGGGTGCTGGCCAAGCAGGAAGGACGCGATGCCGACGTGCTGGATATCTGCTCGGTAGGCATTAATTTGTTCCGCCAACTAATGGTATACCTCGCCCCGGTGGTTCCCAGCATGGCCGAGCAGGCGCGGGTGTTCTTGAACGTCGATACGCTAAACTGGGAGAGTCGCCAAGACGTTCTGGTCGATCATGCCATTAATAAATTCAACCCCCTCATGCAGCGCATCGAGCGCGACAAGATTGACGCCATGATTGAGGCCTCAAAGGAGGATCTGGTGGAAGAACAAAAGCTTAAGGAATCACCCAAAGGCCCTTTGACTGAAAACCCAATCGCGCCCGAAATCAGCTTCGATGAGTTTGCCAAGGTCGACCTGCGCATTGCCCGCATTGCCAAGGCGCAATACGTTGAGGGTGCCGATAAGTTGCTTCAACTAACGCTAGATCTAGGTGGCGAAACCCGCAATGTATTTTCGGGCATCCGTTCGGCCTACGCTCCGGAAGCGCTTGAAGGACGCTTAACGGTGATGGTCGCCAACCTTGCACCGCGTAAAATGCGCTTTGGTGTATCGGAAGGCATGGTCCTCGCCTCGGCCAATCAAGACGGCATTTATCTGCTTTCCCCGGATTCCGGCGCTGAACCGGGTCAACGGGTAACATAA